The Strix aluco isolate bStrAlu1 chromosome 1, bStrAlu1.hap1, whole genome shotgun sequence genome has a window encoding:
- the ZBTB10 gene encoding zinc finger and BTB domain-containing protein 10 isoform X2, with translation MFAEMNRRTLAFRGGGLVTAAAAAAAAAAGGGGAGGAAEAWDRQDPEPLNGRGADEEVELEGLEAEELEATADEKELLLPQDAVSPPAAGPMFAERNRRTLAFRGGGGLLAAPSAANNGCEASAWPRKHFNGRGADEEMELEGAEGLEPEGLLEGKELVQDGGSLSDSSDDEEDGEGGSLGDGSGAEGGSCSSSRRSGGDGGDEAEGSSVGAGEGESIKHFPLARPKSLLQKLHISFQGSWLKEFPWLYYCQETGLMSCAWCTAAAAAAAPPELIMAGAALPGGHDELCKGTRNYKRALLLRHHLSAEHRLNEPVSAEQESELPSELNNEGYCDFNSRPNENSYCYQLLQELNEQRKKGILCDVNIVVSGRVFRAHKNILVAGSRFFKTLYCFTNKESRNQTTVTYLDVVAVQGFSVILDFLYSGNLVLTSQNAIEVMSVASYLQMTEVVQSCRNFIKDALNISIKSEAPETVVVDYNRRSVSRDGLSPRDQKVASFWATRNLTNLASSIKTENDGYSIDEGQMESYQMNDCSWVQDSSPEMAENESQGEGKVFVWNDMGAQGQSVQEPGKARRKNQTAKRFIYNIPPNTEENSEDCSVLQPSVPYPEEDLSFIKEEAGTSSDFKYGLLPGTSSDFKYGLLPGTSSDFKYGLLPGTSSDFKYGLLPESWPKEAWENGVRSFSCDICGKLFTRREHVKRHSLVHKKDKKYKCMVCKKIFMLAASVGIRHGSRRYGVCVDCADKSQPGGQEGADQVQDTDFPRDEEYEENEVGEGDEELGDDVEEQNDQSRWDESGEVCMPLDD, from the exons aTGTTCGCGGAGATGAACCGGCGGACGCTGGCGTTCCGGGGCGGCGGCCTGGTCACCGccgcggcagcggcggcggcggcggcggccggcggcggcggggccggtggcgcGGCCGAGGCCTGGGACCGGCAGGACCCCGAGCCGCTGAACGGGCGCGGGGCGGACGAGGAAGTGgagctggaggggctggaggCTGAGGAGCTGGAGGCCACCGCCGACgagaaggagctgctgctgcctcaggacGCGGtctcgccccccgccgccggccccatGTTCGCCGAGAGGAATCGCCGGACACTGGCCTttcggggcggcggggggctcctCGCCGCCCCCTCCGCCGCTAACAATGGCTGCGAGGCCTCGGCCTGGCCGCGGAAGCACTTCAATGGGCGGGGGGCGGACGAGGAGATGGAGCTGGAGGGTGCGGAGGGCCTGGAGCCGGAGGGCctgctggaggggaaggagctggtCCAGGACGGGGGCTCCCTGAGTGACAGCAGCGACGACGAGGAGGACGGCGAAGGGGGCAGCCTGGGCGACGGCAGCGGCGCCGAGGgcggcagctgcagcagcagcaggcggTCGGGGGGCGACGGAGGGGACGAGGCGGAGGGCAGCAGCGTGGGCgcgggggagggggagagcaTCAAGCACTTCCCGCTAGCCAGGCCCAAGTCgctgctgcagaagctgcacATCTCCTTCCAGGGCTCCTGGCTCAAGGAGTTCCCGTGGCTCTACTACTGCCAGGAGACCGGTCTCATGTCCTGCGCCTGGTGcaccgccgccgcggccgccgccgcccctcccgAGCTGATCATGGCCGGCGCGGCCCTGCCCGGGGGGCACGACGAGCTCTGCAAGGGCACCCGCAACTACAAACGGGCCCTGCTCCTGCGGCACCACCTCTCCGCCGAGCATCGCCTCAACGAGCCCGTCAGCGCCGAGCAG gaGTCAGAGTTACCATCAGAACTCAACAATGAAGGATACTGTGATTTTAACAGCAGGCCAAATGAGAACTCTTACTGCTATCAGCTCCTGCAAGAGCTCAAcgagcagaggaagaaaggcatTCTTTGTGATGTTAATATTGTGGTGAGTGGGAGGGTCTTCAGAGCTCACAAGAACATCCTGGTTGCAGGCAGCCGCTTCTTTAAGACTCTGTATTGCTTTACAAACAAAGAAAGCCGTAACCAAACCACTGTTACCTATTTAGACGTTGTTGCTGTTCAAGGTTTTTCTGTCATCTTGGACTTCTTATATTCTGGTAACCTCGTGCTTACGAGCCAAAATGCCATTGAAGTGATGTCGGTGGCCAGCTACCTTCAGATGACGGAGGTTGTCCAGTCCTGCCGCAACTTCATTAAAGATGCCTTAAACATAAGTATAAAATCAGAAGCTCCAGAGACCGTTGTCGTGGATTACAACAGAAGATCTGTTAGCAGGGATGGCTTGTCTCCAAGGGATCAGAAAGTTGCCAGCTTCTGGGCAACACGAAACCTTACCAACTTGGCAAGTAGCATAAAAACTGAGAATGATGGTTACTCTATTGACGAGGGCCAAATGGAAAGCTACCAAATGAATGACTGCAGTTGGGTCCAGGACAGCTCACCTGAAATGGCAGAAAATGAATCTCAAGGTGAGGGAAAAGTTTTCGTATGGAATGACATGGGCGCACAGGGACAATCAGTTCAAGAACCTggaaaagcaagaaggaaaaaccAAACTGCAAAGAGGTTTATTTATAATATACCACCTAATACTGAAGAGAACTCAGAAGATTGCTCAGTGTTGCAACCATCAGTCCCATATCCAGAAGAAGATTTGTCATTTATTAAAGAAGAAGCAG GTACTTCAAGTGACTTCAAGTATGGACTGCTGCCGGGTACTTCAAGTGACTTCAAGTACGGACTGCTGCCAGGTACTTCAAGTGACTTCAAGTACGGACTGCTGCCGGGTACTTCAAGTGACTTCAAGTACGGACTGCTGCCAGAATCTTGGCCAAAAGAAGCCTGGGAAAATG GCGTGAGATCTTTCAGTTGTGACATCTGTGGGAAGCTGTTTACTCGAAGAGAGCATGTAAAGAGACATTCCTTG GTgcataaaaaggataaaaagtatAAATGTATGGTGTGTAAGAAGATTTTCATGCTAGCAGCCAGTGTTGGAATAAGACATGGATCACGACGTTATGGAGTTTGTGTAGACTGTGCAGATAAATCTCAACCTGGAGGGCAAGAGGGAGCAGACCAGGTGCAGGACACAGATTTCCCTAGGGatgaagaatatgaagaaaaCGAAGTGGGAGAAGGTGATGAGGAGCTTGGTGATGATGTAGAAGAACAGAATGACCAGTCTCGATGGGATGAATCTGGGGAAGTTTGTATGCCTTTAGATGACTGA
- the ZBTB10 gene encoding zinc finger and BTB domain-containing protein 10 isoform X1, with protein sequence MFAEMNRRTLAFRGGGLVTAAAAAAAAAAGGGGAGGAAEAWDRQDPEPLNGRGADEEVELEGLEAEELEATADEKELLLPQDAVSPPAAGPMFAERNRRTLAFRGGGGLLAAPSAANNGCEASAWPRKHFNGRGADEEMELEGAEGLEPEGLLEGKELVQDGGSLSDSSDDEEDGEGGSLGDGSGAEGGSCSSSRRSGGDGGDEAEGSSVGAGEGESIKHFPLARPKSLLQKLHISFQGSWLKEFPWLYYCQETGLMSCAWCTAAAAAAAPPELIMAGAALPGGHDELCKGTRNYKRALLLRHHLSAEHRLNEPVSAEQESELPSELNNEGYCDFNSRPNENSYCYQLLQELNEQRKKGILCDVNIVVSGRVFRAHKNILVAGSRFFKTLYCFTNKESRNQTTVTYLDVVAVQGFSVILDFLYSGNLVLTSQNAIEVMSVASYLQMTEVVQSCRNFIKDALNISIKSEAPETVVVDYNRRSVSRDGLSPRDQKVASFWATRNLTNLASSIKTENDGYSIDEGQMESYQMNDCSWVQDSSPEMAENESQGEGKVFVWNDMGAQGQSVQEPGKARRKNQTAKRFIYNIPPNTEENSEDCSVLQPSVPYPEEDLSFIKEEAGTSSDFKYGLLPGTSSDFKYGLLPGTSSDFKYGLLPGTSSDFKYGLLPESWPKEAWENGDSSALIMNKLKCPHCNYVAKYRRTLKRHLLIHTGVRSFSCDICGKLFTRREHVKRHSLVHKKDKKYKCMVCKKIFMLAASVGIRHGSRRYGVCVDCADKSQPGGQEGADQVQDTDFPRDEEYEENEVGEGDEELGDDVEEQNDQSRWDESGEVCMPLDD encoded by the exons aTGTTCGCGGAGATGAACCGGCGGACGCTGGCGTTCCGGGGCGGCGGCCTGGTCACCGccgcggcagcggcggcggcggcggcggccggcggcggcggggccggtggcgcGGCCGAGGCCTGGGACCGGCAGGACCCCGAGCCGCTGAACGGGCGCGGGGCGGACGAGGAAGTGgagctggaggggctggaggCTGAGGAGCTGGAGGCCACCGCCGACgagaaggagctgctgctgcctcaggacGCGGtctcgccccccgccgccggccccatGTTCGCCGAGAGGAATCGCCGGACACTGGCCTttcggggcggcggggggctcctCGCCGCCCCCTCCGCCGCTAACAATGGCTGCGAGGCCTCGGCCTGGCCGCGGAAGCACTTCAATGGGCGGGGGGCGGACGAGGAGATGGAGCTGGAGGGTGCGGAGGGCCTGGAGCCGGAGGGCctgctggaggggaaggagctggtCCAGGACGGGGGCTCCCTGAGTGACAGCAGCGACGACGAGGAGGACGGCGAAGGGGGCAGCCTGGGCGACGGCAGCGGCGCCGAGGgcggcagctgcagcagcagcaggcggTCGGGGGGCGACGGAGGGGACGAGGCGGAGGGCAGCAGCGTGGGCgcgggggagggggagagcaTCAAGCACTTCCCGCTAGCCAGGCCCAAGTCgctgctgcagaagctgcacATCTCCTTCCAGGGCTCCTGGCTCAAGGAGTTCCCGTGGCTCTACTACTGCCAGGAGACCGGTCTCATGTCCTGCGCCTGGTGcaccgccgccgcggccgccgccgcccctcccgAGCTGATCATGGCCGGCGCGGCCCTGCCCGGGGGGCACGACGAGCTCTGCAAGGGCACCCGCAACTACAAACGGGCCCTGCTCCTGCGGCACCACCTCTCCGCCGAGCATCGCCTCAACGAGCCCGTCAGCGCCGAGCAG gaGTCAGAGTTACCATCAGAACTCAACAATGAAGGATACTGTGATTTTAACAGCAGGCCAAATGAGAACTCTTACTGCTATCAGCTCCTGCAAGAGCTCAAcgagcagaggaagaaaggcatTCTTTGTGATGTTAATATTGTGGTGAGTGGGAGGGTCTTCAGAGCTCACAAGAACATCCTGGTTGCAGGCAGCCGCTTCTTTAAGACTCTGTATTGCTTTACAAACAAAGAAAGCCGTAACCAAACCACTGTTACCTATTTAGACGTTGTTGCTGTTCAAGGTTTTTCTGTCATCTTGGACTTCTTATATTCTGGTAACCTCGTGCTTACGAGCCAAAATGCCATTGAAGTGATGTCGGTGGCCAGCTACCTTCAGATGACGGAGGTTGTCCAGTCCTGCCGCAACTTCATTAAAGATGCCTTAAACATAAGTATAAAATCAGAAGCTCCAGAGACCGTTGTCGTGGATTACAACAGAAGATCTGTTAGCAGGGATGGCTTGTCTCCAAGGGATCAGAAAGTTGCCAGCTTCTGGGCAACACGAAACCTTACCAACTTGGCAAGTAGCATAAAAACTGAGAATGATGGTTACTCTATTGACGAGGGCCAAATGGAAAGCTACCAAATGAATGACTGCAGTTGGGTCCAGGACAGCTCACCTGAAATGGCAGAAAATGAATCTCAAGGTGAGGGAAAAGTTTTCGTATGGAATGACATGGGCGCACAGGGACAATCAGTTCAAGAACCTggaaaagcaagaaggaaaaaccAAACTGCAAAGAGGTTTATTTATAATATACCACCTAATACTGAAGAGAACTCAGAAGATTGCTCAGTGTTGCAACCATCAGTCCCATATCCAGAAGAAGATTTGTCATTTATTAAAGAAGAAGCAG GTACTTCAAGTGACTTCAAGTATGGACTGCTGCCGGGTACTTCAAGTGACTTCAAGTACGGACTGCTGCCAGGTACTTCAAGTGACTTCAAGTACGGACTGCTGCCGGGTACTTCAAGTGACTTCAAGTACGGACTGCTGCCAGAATCTTGGCCAAAAGAAGCCTGGGAAAATG GCGATTCCTCTGCTTTAATCATGAACAAGTTGAAGTGTCCACACTGTAATTATGTAGCCAAATACAGAAGAACACTAAAGAGACACTTGCTCATTCACACAGGCGTGAGATCTTTCAGTTGTGACATCTGTGGGAAGCTGTTTACTCGAAGAGAGCATGTAAAGAGACATTCCTTG GTgcataaaaaggataaaaagtatAAATGTATGGTGTGTAAGAAGATTTTCATGCTAGCAGCCAGTGTTGGAATAAGACATGGATCACGACGTTATGGAGTTTGTGTAGACTGTGCAGATAAATCTCAACCTGGAGGGCAAGAGGGAGCAGACCAGGTGCAGGACACAGATTTCCCTAGGGatgaagaatatgaagaaaaCGAAGTGGGAGAAGGTGATGAGGAGCTTGGTGATGATGTAGAAGAACAGAATGACCAGTCTCGATGGGATGAATCTGGGGAAGTTTGTATGCCTTTAGATGACTGA